In one window of Leptospira sp. WS92.C1 DNA:
- a CDS encoding ATP-binding cassette domain-containing protein, translated as MPSTEQALLVCKDLSYSIGKKQILKHISFSLFRGDLILLRGDNGAGKTTLLRTILNFGHHKDSFSSVSKDLKRPQISYLGHELGLYTSLSLEENLHYFLSIANLAYPVSQIETLLKSFRLWTRRMDPIFTFSRGMKQKSALVRALLTGGDLILLDEPFTALDRSGLEVAVTLLTEHSKSSAVLMATHDPGIPFSQDTIAWNLKEGTLETSAFPST; from the coding sequence TTGCCATCCACAGAACAAGCGCTTCTTGTCTGCAAAGACCTATCTTATTCTATCGGAAAAAAACAGATTCTCAAACATATCTCGTTCTCTCTTTTCCGGGGAGATTTGATTCTTTTACGCGGAGACAACGGGGCCGGTAAAACGACTCTACTTCGGACGATTCTAAACTTCGGTCATCACAAAGATTCTTTTTCATCGGTTTCAAAGGATTTGAAAAGACCTCAAATTTCTTATCTTGGCCACGAGTTGGGGCTTTATACCTCTCTGAGTTTGGAGGAGAACCTACATTATTTTCTTTCCATCGCGAATCTTGCTTATCCGGTTTCGCAGATCGAAACGCTTCTAAAATCCTTTCGGCTTTGGACAAGAAGAATGGATCCGATCTTTACGTTTTCCAGGGGAATGAAACAAAAATCCGCTCTGGTTCGGGCGCTTCTCACAGGAGGAGATCTGATTCTTCTGGACGAACCCTTTACGGCGCTGGATCGTTCCGGGTTGGAGGTTGCCGTGACGCTTTTGACGGAACATTCCAAAAGTTCCGCAGTTCTGATGGCGACACATGATCCGGGAATTCCATTTTCTCAAGATACGATCGCTTGGAATCTAAAGGAGGGGACTCTTGAAACTTCTGCTTTCCCTTCTACATAA
- a CDS encoding heme exporter protein CcmB codes for MKLLLSLLHKEFLLLGRAINGILSVLVLITSIVFIFNYALEQTGKLDRQTLIGIKWSVLFLTSYVFIGQSSWEERESGGGRISSLFLPIWMRFLSKSLAVFIGLTIAAIYLMILLSVFFQAFPLEFKDLTVNLIFLLPGVLCISFLGVSLSHISDSSRLKEILLPLLMIPFTIPILLFGMEAERKLARLPVFDPISGLSILLSFCVFYAGIGILLLELSGDEP; via the coding sequence TTGAAACTTCTGCTTTCCCTTCTACATAAGGAGTTCCTACTTTTAGGAAGGGCGATCAACGGAATTCTATCCGTCCTCGTTCTCATCACATCGATCGTATTCATTTTTAACTACGCACTGGAACAAACCGGGAAATTGGATCGTCAGACATTGATCGGAATCAAATGGTCGGTTCTTTTTCTGACTTCCTACGTTTTTATCGGACAATCCTCTTGGGAAGAACGGGAAAGCGGAGGAGGGAGAATCAGTTCTCTCTTTCTTCCGATCTGGATGCGGTTTCTTTCTAAGTCCCTTGCGGTTTTTATCGGGCTTACGATCGCGGCAATCTACTTAATGATTTTATTATCCGTTTTTTTTCAAGCCTTTCCTTTGGAATTCAAAGATCTTACGGTCAATTTGATCTTTTTGCTTCCCGGAGTGCTTTGTATTTCTTTTCTCGGAGTTTCCTTGAGTCATATCAGCGATTCTTCGAGGCTCAAGGAAATTCTTCTACCGTTGTTGATGATTCCGTTTACGATTCCCATTTTGCTTTTTGGAATGGAAGCAGAACGTAAGTTGGCAAGACTTCCTGTGTTCGATCCGATTTCCGGACTTTCCATTTTACTATCGTTCTGTGTGTTTTATGCGGGAATCGGAATTCTACTTTTAGAACTTTCGGGGGACGAACCCTGA
- the ccsA gene encoding cytochrome c biogenesis protein CcsA: protein MKIRMAHPAFDWILSVIFLIGFPAVVLISLNYPNVILQQGTAHRIFYFHVPVAWVALYGPMFSLVFAVLYLIKKDSKWDLLSLTSNQISLLFAIGVIFSGRIWAYSAWGVSWDKTDARLQSFTVLFISLIAYFVFRILITDSSKKKVFSAFLSILCAVNAVITWGAIRWMDNPGNHPESVLGKGGMDSDIRISFWLGVIAYHILFLVLFRFAYRLAKIADLRENLPEREE from the coding sequence ATGAAAATCAGAATGGCCCATCCCGCTTTTGACTGGATTTTATCCGTGATTTTTTTGATCGGTTTTCCGGCTGTCGTTCTCATTTCTTTGAATTATCCAAACGTCATTTTACAACAAGGAACCGCTCATCGGATTTTTTACTTTCATGTTCCTGTCGCTTGGGTGGCTCTTTATGGTCCGATGTTTTCACTTGTTTTTGCGGTTTTGTATCTGATCAAAAAGGATTCCAAATGGGATTTGCTTTCGCTTACTTCAAATCAGATCTCTCTTTTATTCGCGATTGGAGTTATCTTTTCGGGAAGAATCTGGGCTTACAGCGCTTGGGGAGTTTCTTGGGATAAGACGGACGCGAGGCTTCAATCGTTTACGGTTCTGTTTATCAGTTTGATTGCGTATTTTGTTTTTAGAATTTTGATCACGGATTCCTCCAAGAAAAAAGTTTTTTCGGCATTTTTGAGTATCCTTTGCGCGGTGAACGCAGTCATCACTTGGGGAGCGATTCGTTGGATGGACAATCCGGGAAATCATCCTGAATCGGTTCTCGGCAAAGGCGGAATGGATTCGGATATTCGGATCAGTTTTTGGCTAGGAGTGATCGCGTATCACATTTTATTTTTGGTTTTATTCCGCTTCGCGTATCGTTTGGCGAAGATCGCAGATCTGAGAGAAAACCTTCCGGAAAGAGAAGAGTAA
- a CDS encoding PP2C family protein-serine/threonine phosphatase, translating into MSSIPHYSLYTVLAVDDSEINLKLIVHTLSPLGFQIFTAESAADARNILLTNRVDILLLDVSMPGQDGFSFCRELREIERFKLLPILFITAINRELGFDEAISHGGDDFIHKPFQPRELIAKIRAFIRIKILQDELLEQKRNYEKELIMARKVQQELLPEKDLEWNGVGLSTIFQPLMQIGGDYTDAWVENNCLHIFIADCSGHGPSAALLAAMLKMQVSSLSPDQNLREKVKTLRHNLEKILPEEFSITFFYGILHEDLSFEYSNGGHPSPMLFRNGEITTLPGMGPLIIPIEINVSEEFKSIQLEKGSFLLLYTDGATEIADKSMNILGEESLKLIFKEGVSKGGDILASMMDSILEHSERGTNDDDIAMMVLKL; encoded by the coding sequence TTGTCCTCGATACCGCACTACAGTCTATACACCGTTCTTGCGGTCGACGATTCCGAAATCAATTTAAAATTAATCGTACATACTCTCAGTCCTCTAGGGTTTCAGATTTTTACCGCGGAATCTGCGGCGGACGCGAGAAATATTCTTCTTACCAATCGTGTGGATATTCTTCTTTTGGATGTGAGTATGCCGGGGCAGGACGGATTTTCCTTTTGCAGGGAGTTGAGAGAGATTGAAAGATTCAAATTGCTTCCGATCCTTTTTATCACGGCGATCAATCGCGAATTGGGTTTTGACGAAGCGATCTCTCACGGAGGAGACGACTTTATCCACAAACCGTTTCAACCGAGAGAATTGATCGCAAAGATCCGCGCATTTATCAGAATCAAAATTCTCCAAGACGAACTCTTGGAACAAAAAAGAAATTATGAAAAAGAGCTGATCATGGCTCGCAAGGTTCAACAGGAACTTCTTCCCGAAAAAGATTTGGAATGGAACGGAGTGGGCTTAAGTACGATCTTTCAGCCTCTGATGCAAATCGGCGGAGATTATACCGATGCCTGGGTTGAAAACAACTGTCTTCATATCTTTATCGCGGACTGTTCCGGTCACGGTCCTTCCGCCGCTCTTCTCGCGGCGATGCTGAAGATGCAGGTTTCCAGTCTTTCTCCGGATCAGAATTTAAGAGAGAAGGTGAAAACCCTCAGACACAATCTGGAAAAAATTCTTCCGGAAGAATTTTCGATTACTTTTTTTTACGGCATTCTTCATGAGGATCTCAGCTTCGAATATTCCAACGGAGGTCATCCTTCTCCGATGTTGTTTCGGAACGGAGAGATCACAACCCTCCCCGGGATGGGACCGTTGATCATTCCGATCGAGATCAACGTGAGTGAGGAATTCAAATCCATTCAATTGGAAAAAGGCTCTTTTCTTTTGCTCTATACGGATGGAGCCACCGAGATCGCCGATAAGAGCATGAACATTCTGGGTGAAGAAAGTCTAAAATTGATTTTTAAAGAAGGTGTGTCCAAGGGCGGGGACATCCTTGCTTCGATGATGGATTCCATTTTGGAACATTCGGAACGAGGAACGAATGACGACGATATCGCTATGATGGTGTTGAAACTATGA
- a CDS encoding phosphoribosylaminoimidazolesuccinocarboxamide synthase, with translation MSLPNPSYKGKVRDIYDLGDQLILTSSDRISAFDVVFPQPVPDKGKVLNRISTSWFEYFQDIPNHILETDVKNFPAPFQNHPDLDGRSILVKKCKRIDYECVVRGYIAGSGWKEYKDAGTLAGITLPKGLKESQKLPEPIFTPAVKNDQGHDENISEKEMENRIGKELFGILKEKSISIFNRASEVVDRAGIILCDTKFEFGILDGQVILIDELLTPDSSRYWSADTYSVGISPPSLDKQILRNYLETTNWNKMPPAPDLPDKLIQELREKYQKIEDLILSCTSQKFR, from the coding sequence ATGAGTTTACCAAATCCTTCCTACAAAGGAAAGGTCCGGGATATCTATGATCTCGGAGATCAATTGATTCTTACTTCTTCGGATCGGATCTCCGCGTTTGACGTGGTTTTTCCACAACCTGTTCCGGACAAGGGAAAGGTTCTCAATCGGATTTCCACTTCCTGGTTTGAATATTTTCAGGACATCCCCAATCACATTCTCGAAACGGATGTGAAGAATTTTCCCGCGCCCTTTCAGAATCATCCCGATTTGGATGGCAGATCGATTCTTGTAAAGAAGTGCAAACGTATCGACTATGAATGTGTGGTTCGCGGTTATATCGCGGGGTCCGGTTGGAAAGAATATAAGGACGCGGGAACTCTTGCGGGAATTACACTTCCCAAAGGTCTGAAAGAATCTCAGAAATTACCCGAACCGATTTTTACTCCCGCGGTCAAAAACGATCAAGGTCACGATGAAAACATTTCCGAAAAGGAAATGGAAAATCGGATCGGGAAAGAACTGTTTGGAATTCTGAAAGAAAAATCGATTTCCATTTTCAACCGCGCTTCTGAAGTGGTAGATAGGGCGGGAATCATTCTCTGTGATACCAAGTTTGAGTTTGGGATCTTGGACGGACAGGTCATTCTGATCGACGAGCTTCTGACACCCGATTCTTCCCGGTATTGGTCTGCGGATACGTATTCTGTTGGAATTTCTCCACCCAGTTTGGACAAGCAGATCCTCCGGAATTATCTGGAAACCACAAACTGGAACAAAATGCCTCCGGCGCCGGATCTCCCAGACAAACTCATTCAAGAGCTGAGAGAAAAATACCAGAAGATAGAGGATCTTATACTTTCATGTACATCGCAAAAATTCAGGTAG
- the purS gene encoding phosphoribosylformylglycinamidine synthase subunit PurS, which produces MYIAKIQVVLKESVLDPQGSTVKKVLSEVGEKSVQDVRVGKYIELKIDAPNEETAKKDVERLCDKILVNHVIETYTANIQKI; this is translated from the coding sequence ATGTACATCGCAAAAATTCAGGTAGTCCTCAAAGAATCCGTTTTGGATCCGCAAGGAAGTACGGTAAAAAAAGTTCTTTCGGAAGTTGGAGAAAAATCGGTTCAGGACGTAAGAGTCGGAAAGTATATCGAACTCAAGATAGACGCTCCCAATGAGGAGACCGCAAAAAAAGACGTAGAAAGACTTTGTGATAAGATTCTTGTAAATCACGTAATCGAAACATATACCGCTAATATTCAAAAAATATGA
- the purQ gene encoding phosphoribosylformylglycinamidine synthase subunit PurQ, which yields MKVAVITFPGSNCDADIYRVLRDQYHAEVDRIWHRDQLEKKYELVILPGGFSYGDYLRSGAMAGFSPVMTSVKEHVNKGGKLFGICNGFQILTEAEFLPGALTRNKTLKYICKTVTLKKGSAGNPVTSSLDPQKELRIPIAHADGCYFATSDVLKQLDDEGRILFRYHGENPNGSLDAIAGITSKDFKITGMMPHPERAMNSVIGEEDGKVVLDLILGA from the coding sequence ATGAAAGTTGCAGTCATAACTTTTCCGGGATCCAATTGCGATGCAGATATCTATCGAGTTTTGAGAGATCAGTATCATGCGGAAGTGGATCGCATTTGGCATAGAGACCAACTTGAAAAAAAATACGAACTCGTGATTCTTCCCGGCGGTTTTTCCTACGGGGATTATCTTCGTTCGGGGGCGATGGCCGGTTTTTCTCCCGTGATGACTTCCGTGAAGGAACACGTAAATAAGGGCGGAAAACTTTTCGGAATCTGCAATGGATTTCAGATTCTTACCGAGGCGGAATTTTTGCCCGGCGCCCTCACAAGAAATAAAACTCTCAAATACATTTGTAAAACGGTGACCTTAAAAAAAGGCTCGGCCGGTAATCCGGTAACTTCCTCTCTCGATCCTCAGAAAGAATTGAGAATTCCGATCGCGCACGCGGACGGTTGTTACTTTGCTACTTCCGACGTGCTTAAGCAATTGGATGACGAAGGAAGAATTTTATTCCGCTATCATGGAGAGAATCCGAACGGTTCTCTGGATGCAATTGCGGGAATCACCTCTAAGGATTTTAAAATCACAGGGATGATGCCTCATCCGGAAAGGGCGATGAATTCCGTGATCGGTGAAGAAGACGGGAAAGTCGTTTTGGATCTGATTCTCGGGGCCTAG
- a CDS encoding EAL domain-containing protein, with amino-acid sequence MLYSQDTSNILSYGENYYQPHYQPILEVTNCNIVGYEVLGRFYSPEKNEYRSLGYQFHNPDLDTIRLIQIDRLIREKAIRHLKETGLRTKLFLNMMPNFLSMIHTGDVLDLKRLHVLNLIEKYDISPADVILEITEDKFDGSIEKLLSIVNVFKDYGFKIAVDDLGVGFSNLERIGYIHPDIMKVDIKIMRESLNRRSFKNVLSAIADMSQKLGSDLLFEGIETEEELHLALSMGANLLQGFYFSRPQVEFQDKKQFNRTLRDTLEKFSGLRFMELLEEFQKGQSVIDSLGEKLEALRHNGKEDLPVVLHLMLSNLPSEILSVFACDIFGYQITPTYFRSHPGEKWDSDLTEIGNNYAWRPFFIRHKAKVVQSHAKWTVTEPIYDMDLHKQVVIFTYTLRDNYILVIKMDWERV; translated from the coding sequence ATGTTATATAGCCAGGACACAAGCAACATTCTCTCTTATGGAGAAAACTATTATCAACCTCATTATCAACCCATCCTGGAAGTTACCAATTGTAATATCGTAGGTTATGAAGTTCTCGGTCGTTTTTATTCGCCCGAAAAAAACGAATATAGATCGCTTGGTTATCAATTTCACAATCCGGATTTAGATACGATTCGTCTGATCCAAATCGACCGTTTGATCCGCGAAAAAGCGATTCGGCATCTGAAAGAGACCGGACTCCGAACTAAACTTTTTCTCAATATGATGCCCAATTTTCTCTCCATGATTCATACCGGGGATGTTCTGGATTTGAAACGTCTTCACGTTCTCAATTTGATAGAAAAATACGATATCTCTCCCGCTGATGTTATTTTGGAAATCACCGAAGACAAGTTTGACGGAAGTATCGAAAAACTTCTTTCGATCGTAAATGTTTTCAAAGATTACGGATTCAAGATCGCGGTCGACGATCTTGGTGTCGGCTTTTCCAACTTGGAAAGAATCGGTTACATTCATCCGGACATTATGAAGGTGGACATTAAGATCATGCGGGAAAGTTTAAACCGCAGATCCTTTAAGAATGTTTTGAGCGCCATCGCAGACATGTCGCAGAAGCTCGGTTCGGATCTTCTTTTTGAGGGAATCGAAACCGAAGAAGAATTGCATCTTGCGCTTTCTATGGGTGCGAACCTTCTCCAGGGATTTTATTTTTCAAGACCTCAGGTGGAATTTCAAGATAAGAAACAATTCAACCGAACTCTTAGAGATACTTTGGAGAAATTCTCTGGTCTTCGTTTTATGGAACTCTTGGAAGAATTTCAAAAAGGACAGTCGGTTATCGATTCCCTTGGAGAAAAACTCGAAGCACTTCGGCACAACGGAAAAGAGGATCTTCCCGTTGTTCTTCATCTGATGCTTTCCAATCTACCTTCCGAAATTCTTTCCGTTTTTGCCTGTGATATTTTCGGATATCAGATCACTCCTACTTACTTTCGTTCTCATCCGGGAGAAAAGTGGGATTCGGATCTGACGGAAATCGGAAATAACTACGCCTGGAGACCGTTCTTTATCCGGCATAAGGCTAAGGTGGTTCAGAGCCACGCCAAATGGACGGTGACTGAACCGATCTACGATATGGATTTGCATAAGCAAGTTGTGATCTTTACCTATACCCTCAGAGACAATTATATTCTTGTGATCAAAATGGATTGGGAGCGGGTTTAG
- the sufC gene encoding Fe-S cluster assembly ATPase SufC: protein MTEILKIQDLRAGIQTGDTGEIQEIVKGVNLTIRPGEIHAIMGPNGSGKSTLSNVIMGHPKYQVLSGDIFFEGKSILNLPTDERARLGIFLCFQYPTSIPGVTIGNFLKTIVKSVRGKELPVKEFRKELKESMAGLDIPESFIARYVNDGFSGGEKKRNEILQMTLLKPKLSVLDETDSGLDIDALRIVSEGINRNKTPERSVLLITHYQRMLNYITPDFVHVFAKGKILKTGTRELALELEEKGYDWILAESGD from the coding sequence GTGACCGAGATTTTAAAGATCCAGGACCTCAGGGCAGGAATTCAAACCGGAGATACCGGAGAAATCCAAGAAATCGTAAAAGGGGTCAATCTCACGATTCGTCCCGGAGAAATCCACGCCATCATGGGTCCCAACGGCTCTGGAAAGAGCACGCTCTCAAACGTAATTATGGGACATCCGAAATACCAAGTCCTTTCGGGAGATATCTTTTTTGAAGGAAAGTCTATCTTAAATCTTCCGACGGACGAACGCGCAAGACTTGGAATCTTTCTCTGTTTTCAATATCCGACGAGCATTCCCGGGGTTACGATCGGAAACTTTTTAAAGACCATCGTAAAGTCAGTACGTGGAAAGGAGCTTCCGGTAAAAGAATTTAGAAAAGAACTGAAAGAATCGATGGCCGGCCTCGACATTCCCGAATCGTTTATTGCGCGTTATGTGAACGACGGGTTTTCCGGCGGAGAAAAAAAGAGAAACGAAATCCTCCAGATGACTTTGCTCAAACCAAAACTTTCCGTTTTGGATGAAACCGATTCCGGCCTCGACATAGACGCGCTTCGGATCGTGAGCGAAGGAATCAACCGGAACAAAACACCGGAACGATCCGTTCTTCTCATCACACACTATCAAAGAATGCTAAACTACATCACGCCTGATTTTGTGCACGTATTTGCAAAAGGAAAAATTCTCAAAACCGGAACACGCGAGCTCGCACTCGAATTGGAAGAAAAAGGATATGACTGGATCCTTGCAGAATCCGGGGATTAA
- the sufD gene encoding Fe-S cluster assembly protein SufD: MTGSLQNPGIKEQVSLETQFSNLLSKSGEPQALKDFRTKVFTQWKNLSIPRSENESWRKVPLSNFHPEEFTEVAGSEALFVHAPDHVKILRSETLAGNELEYFLNSLETIFQKRNEEWFTLFSLSAFTHGIYIEVESDKILQEEIQIRFRLEKGNRILPLIVARIGNHSKVLITERYECPEEQDFKLFQGLTVLHSGAGTQLSYTGIESFGSSVFHFQNLFSDQKQDSNIKIAKITPGGYKGKNLLNVELSGKGARARVLGLAPMAAREFQDSEVKIIHNESHTESSILYRSALKEKAHHIFTGNLHIPNTCKDVNAIQINNNLLLDRAARAESIPKLEVYAENVKCEHGATVGEIDEEQLFYLASRGIDEDEARRMIVDGFLGQVIGEIESESIRDELFELIVRKVEG, encoded by the coding sequence ATGACTGGATCCTTGCAGAATCCGGGGATTAAAGAACAAGTGTCCTTAGAAACTCAGTTTTCTAATCTCTTATCCAAGAGCGGGGAGCCGCAAGCCCTCAAAGACTTTCGCACAAAAGTTTTTACACAATGGAAGAATCTATCCATCCCTAGATCGGAAAACGAATCCTGGAGAAAGGTTCCTCTTTCTAATTTTCATCCGGAAGAATTTACAGAAGTCGCGGGTTCCGAAGCGCTTTTCGTTCACGCGCCGGATCACGTCAAGATTCTAAGATCGGAAACCCTTGCCGGAAACGAACTCGAATATTTTTTGAATTCTCTGGAAACTATATTCCAAAAACGGAATGAAGAATGGTTTACTCTTTTCAGTCTTTCCGCTTTTACTCACGGAATTTATATCGAAGTGGAATCGGACAAGATTCTACAAGAGGAAATCCAGATCCGTTTTCGTCTTGAAAAGGGGAATCGAATTCTCCCCTTGATCGTAGCAAGGATCGGAAATCACAGCAAGGTCCTGATCACGGAAAGATACGAATGTCCCGAAGAACAGGACTTCAAGTTATTCCAAGGATTGACCGTTCTTCATTCCGGTGCGGGCACTCAGCTTTCTTATACCGGAATCGAATCCTTTGGTTCGAGTGTGTTTCATTTTCAGAATTTATTCTCCGATCAAAAACAAGATTCGAACATAAAGATCGCAAAGATCACTCCCGGCGGATACAAAGGAAAAAATCTCTTAAATGTGGAACTTTCCGGAAAAGGTGCGAGGGCCCGAGTTCTCGGATTGGCTCCGATGGCCGCGAGAGAATTTCAGGATTCCGAAGTCAAAATCATTCACAACGAAAGTCATACCGAAAGTTCGATTCTTTACAGAAGCGCATTGAAGGAAAAGGCGCATCATATCTTTACGGGTAATCTTCACATTCCCAATACTTGCAAGGATGTGAATGCGATCCAGATCAACAACAACCTTCTTCTCGACCGCGCCGCGAGAGCGGAGTCCATTCCCAAATTGGAAGTTTATGCGGAGAATGTAAAATGTGAACACGGGGCTACAGTAGGAGAGATCGACGAGGAACAATTGTTTTATCTCGCATCCAGAGGAATCGACGAGGACGAAGCCAGAAGAATGATCGTAGACGGTTTTCTTGGACAAGTCATCGGTGAAATTGAATCGGAAAGTATACGAGACGAATTGTTCGAGCTGATCGTTCGTAAGGTGGAAGGTTAA
- a CDS encoding non-heme iron oxygenase ferredoxin subunit, which yields MSFRKLANRSEIENGKVKVIETRYHRIGITSLDGNLYAFEDVCTHDGEDISTGELCGDVITCPRHGAQFSIKTGKALCMPAVEDLPVYPVRIVDDSIEVDLED from the coding sequence ATGAGCTTTCGAAAACTCGCAAATCGATCCGAAATAGAAAATGGGAAAGTCAAAGTAATTGAAACCCGTTATCATAGAATCGGGATCACGAGTTTGGACGGAAATCTTTACGCATTTGAGGATGTTTGTACACACGACGGAGAGGATATTTCCACAGGGGAATTGTGTGGAGACGTTATCACTTGTCCAAGACACGGGGCTCAATTTTCCATAAAAACCGGCAAAGCGCTTTGTATGCCCGCCGTGGAAGATCTGCCGGTGTATCCGGTGAGAATCGTAGATGACTCGATCGAAGTGGATCTGGAGGATTGA
- a CDS encoding cysteine desulfurase produces MSFSAERIRTDFPILGTKMNGKPLVFLDSAASSQKPFTVIDTIEKYYREENANIHRGIYYLSQKATEKYELSRIRLSRFIGAQCAKVCIFTRNATESINLVAQTWGRTQIKEGDEIVLNELEHHSNIVPWQMLAQEKKAVLKFISLNEDSTLDLSNLDEIITSKTKLIAVAQMSNVTGTIHDLAPIQKRAKEVGAKVLVDGAQGVCHLPVNMKEMDFDFYVFSAHKMLGPTGVGVLYAKEELLEAMPPWMGGGDMIAQVFKERSTYAELPSKLEAGTPNISGVIGFGSAIEYLETIGMKEIRNHEVELLTYALDRLDDFGGLELYGTRDLSKRGGVISFNFPGVHPHDVGTILDEEGIAIRVGHHCAQPFMAFKNIPGTCRASLYLYNTKDDIDRLIEGLIKVKEIFSRVLKR; encoded by the coding sequence ATGAGTTTTTCTGCGGAAAGAATTAGAACCGACTTCCCTATTTTGGGGACGAAGATGAACGGGAAACCTCTCGTCTTTTTGGACAGCGCGGCCAGTTCGCAGAAACCGTTTACCGTCATCGATACGATCGAAAAATACTATCGCGAAGAGAACGCAAACATTCACCGTGGGATTTATTATCTTTCTCAAAAAGCAACCGAAAAGTATGAGCTAAGCAGAATTCGTCTTTCCCGTTTTATCGGAGCTCAGTGCGCGAAGGTTTGTATCTTTACTCGCAACGCAACCGAATCCATCAACTTGGTCGCTCAGACTTGGGGCAGAACTCAGATTAAAGAAGGGGATGAGATCGTACTCAACGAACTCGAACACCATTCTAATATCGTTCCTTGGCAGATGTTGGCTCAGGAAAAAAAAGCGGTATTAAAATTCATTTCTCTCAACGAAGATAGTACTCTCGATCTGAGCAACTTGGACGAGATCATTACGTCTAAAACGAAATTGATCGCGGTCGCTCAGATGTCCAATGTGACGGGAACGATTCACGATTTGGCTCCGATTCAAAAACGCGCCAAAGAAGTTGGGGCGAAAGTTCTCGTGGACGGAGCTCAGGGAGTTTGTCATCTTCCGGTGAATATGAAGGAAATGGATTTTGATTTCTACGTATTTTCCGCGCACAAAATGCTCGGACCAACCGGAGTCGGGGTTCTTTACGCAAAGGAAGAACTTCTCGAAGCGATGCCTCCTTGGATGGGCGGCGGAGATATGATCGCTCAAGTTTTTAAAGAAAGATCCACGTATGCGGAACTTCCTTCTAAACTGGAAGCGGGCACTCCGAATATTTCCGGCGTGATCGGATTCGGATCCGCGATCGAATATCTTGAAACGATTGGGATGAAGGAAATCAGAAATCACGAAGTCGAACTTTTGACCTATGCGCTGGATCGTTTGGATGATTTTGGCGGACTTGAACTTTATGGGACCAGAGATCTTTCCAAAAGGGGCGGGGTGATTTCGTTTAACTTTCCGGGAGTGCATCCTCACGACGTGGGGACGATTCTGGATGAAGAGGGAATCGCGATTCGTGTCGGACATCACTGTGCGCAGCCGTTTATGGCGTTTAAGAATATTCCGGGAACCTGCCGCGCGAGCCTTTATCTTTACAACACAAAAGACGACATTGATCGTCTCATCGAAGGTCTAATTAAGGTAAAGGAGATTTTCTCCCGTGTCCTTAAGCGATAG
- the sufU gene encoding Fe-S cluster assembly sulfur transfer protein SufU, with translation MSLSDSLYKEVILDHYQNPRFRGKLEPADLYEHGINPLCGDELELSINLNGDKISEIRVSGKGCSISQASGSMMAESLQGKTVGEAEDILSRFKNMILENQDPGFGEDLEDLESMESVKKIPARIKCAVLPWNTLERALSRIGK, from the coding sequence GTGTCCTTAAGCGATAGTCTCTACAAAGAAGTCATTCTTGATCATTATCAAAATCCAAGGTTTCGAGGAAAACTCGAGCCCGCGGATTTATATGAGCACGGAATCAATCCGCTTTGCGGGGACGAACTCGAGCTTTCGATCAATTTGAATGGGGACAAAATTTCGGAAATTCGAGTGAGTGGAAAAGGTTGTTCCATTTCCCAGGCGTCCGGTTCGATGATGGCGGAATCTCTGCAAGGAAAGACGGTCGGTGAAGCTGAGGATATTCTCTCCCGATTTAAAAATATGATTCTGGAAAATCAGGATCCTGGGTTTGGCGAGGATCTGGAAGACCTGGAGTCCATGGAATCCGTAAAAAAGATTCCCGCGAGAATCAAGTGTGCCGTTCTTCCCTGGAATACTTTGGAAAGAGCTCTTTCTCGGATCGGAAAGTGA